From a region of the Neobacillus niacini genome:
- a CDS encoding beta-ketoacyl synthase N-terminal-like domain-containing protein, with product MDKIVITGYGVKAPGISNTDQFKDVLEQGICTQEILQGRGNNGSSIVCGVVHEDLDIISGQNYKRYPRTARLGIAAAEEAYIMANLQNADFARVAVIMGTSGGGILEAEKFSNHGNNLKKVPIHYIPVGDPHTLSSGITKHLGINGQAYTISTGCTASLDAILMGKLFLEAGHADICIVGGSDALLGDWITYGFLKTGTIAENAEIEETGVPFSTSHKGFVKSEGSAVVIMERKKDAESRGAKIWGQVSGGASNNEALPILQSDTSGRLMTAALKSAIGDSIPTYVNSQALGLVQNDMIEYITHSNLFGFTVPITSIKGMTGHMFGSMGAMQVVSSLLSMEYGFIPPTIKTSGDGFNDLPIVFETKYQNVESVAITNHGVSGNNTCLFMTKQN from the coding sequence ATGGACAAAATTGTCATTACCGGTTACGGAGTTAAAGCCCCAGGTATCAGTAATACCGATCAATTTAAAGACGTGTTAGAACAGGGTATCTGTACACAGGAAATACTCCAAGGCCGTGGCAATAACGGCTCTAGTATAGTATGTGGAGTAGTTCATGAAGATTTGGATATAATTTCTGGTCAAAATTATAAAAGGTACCCACGTACAGCCCGGTTGGGAATTGCAGCGGCTGAGGAGGCTTATATAATGGCCAACTTACAAAATGCTGATTTTGCACGTGTTGCCGTCATAATGGGTACATCAGGTGGAGGAATTTTAGAAGCTGAAAAATTCTCTAACCACGGTAATAACCTCAAAAAAGTACCTATTCACTATATACCTGTAGGTGATCCGCATACATTATCTTCTGGGATCACGAAGCACCTTGGGATAAATGGACAGGCTTATACCATCTCTACAGGGTGTACTGCAAGTTTGGATGCGATACTTATGGGCAAATTATTCTTAGAAGCTGGACATGCAGATATTTGTATCGTTGGCGGCTCTGATGCTCTTCTAGGGGATTGGATTACCTATGGATTTTTAAAGACAGGTACGATTGCCGAAAATGCTGAAATTGAAGAGACCGGAGTACCCTTTTCCACATCTCACAAAGGTTTTGTTAAATCAGAGGGTTCCGCCGTTGTGATCATGGAACGGAAAAAGGATGCAGAATCAAGAGGCGCTAAGATATGGGGGCAAGTCAGCGGCGGTGCTTCTAACAATGAAGCTCTACCCATATTACAGTCAGATACATCTGGCCGCTTAATGACAGCTGCATTAAAAAGCGCCATAGGCGATAGCATTCCTACCTATGTAAACAGTCAAGCGCTTGGATTAGTACAGAATGATATGATTGAGTACATTACTCATTCTAATCTCTTTGGATTCACAGTCCCTATTACTTCCATAAAGGGAATGACCGGTCATATGTTTGGCTCAATGGGAGCGATGCAAGTCGTCTCGTCGTTATTAAGTATGGAATATGGATTTATTCCACCAACCATTAAAACGAGTGGAGACGGTTTTAATGACTTGCCAATTGTCTTTGAGACGAAGTATCAAAATGTCGAAAGTGTCGCAATAACTAACCATGGAGTTAGCGGCAATAATACTTGTTTATTCATGACAAAACAAAATTGA
- a CDS encoding putative bifunctional diguanylate cyclase/phosphodiesterase, whose product MIFLLMISFALFPLAAGITTIYILGKTKLSKLLFIFFIFTSFWQIDVSLLHAHEFFSNNVIEFLFQLFRFGSIMLAPTLFAVIYTAINQTQKIESRMVKYAVNKFTVVTLYIWSTFVYLIGWSHKGIQSFELVKSQGLIKVSFLYPIYGDWSWIFNFNTCMFIIITVISLALSKKLKDSETKTFLHYFIIIATVGYCIGFLNMIKSYLLLPSSIAVLFLSIGILIPVIRMHQKINTKMNNALLDQKEFFHKIIDLNPSYIYAKSQDGKYTVTNQAYGVLFGVNSEDLIGNHEMDYNPDLDMAKQNAYIDYEVLTTLAEKHIPENEIIDAQGNKRWIQTVKLPIVSSGDKQVLTVATDITQRKINEKRREWEALHDPLTGLPNRRAFHQDLNEKMKTAALNNENVAVIFLDLDRFKIINDILNHENGDLLLKKVAERLSNAEDKRVTDFSVYRLGGDEFTFILSRVAKDETTIFVKRVLNIFKKSFMLKDHELYVTSSLGISMYPTDGDHPDVLIKNADIAMYCSKESGRNSYSFFTQEMNHNYQKKMVLEKALRKALYSNELKIVYQPKIDIETNSIIGMEALVRWESSELGMISPSEFIPLAEETGIILPLGEWVLKSACLQNKIWQDMGYTPIPVSVNISMRQFNENNFVESVMNILKETNLDAHYLDLEITESISMANINSVICRLNDLKAMGISISIDDFGTGYSSLSYLKKFPINSLKIDRSFVKDITSNSENRAIVKTIISMANNLNLEVIAEGVVTEAELLFLKSNGCLVVQGYLFSPPLWGEEFERTFLEQHKGSVLSKRKGRTVF is encoded by the coding sequence ATGATTTTTCTATTAATGATTTCTTTTGCCTTATTTCCTTTAGCAGCTGGAATTACAACCATCTATATACTGGGAAAAACAAAATTATCAAAGCTTTTATTTATCTTTTTTATTTTTACCTCGTTTTGGCAAATAGATGTTTCGTTATTACATGCACATGAATTTTTTTCTAATAACGTAATCGAGTTTTTATTTCAGTTATTTCGGTTTGGTTCAATCATGTTAGCTCCAACTTTATTTGCCGTTATCTATACAGCCATTAACCAAACACAAAAGATTGAATCTAGAATGGTAAAATATGCAGTGAATAAATTTACGGTAGTCACTCTTTATATATGGTCAACCTTTGTCTACTTGATTGGATGGAGCCACAAAGGCATTCAAAGCTTTGAATTAGTAAAATCCCAAGGGTTAATAAAGGTAAGTTTCTTATACCCTATCTATGGAGATTGGTCATGGATTTTTAACTTTAATACATGTATGTTCATTATTATCACTGTAATATCTCTTGCATTAAGTAAAAAACTGAAGGATTCTGAAACTAAAACGTTTTTGCATTATTTTATAATCATTGCAACAGTTGGATATTGTATTGGATTCTTAAATATGATTAAAAGCTATCTGTTACTACCTAGCAGTATCGCTGTTTTATTTTTATCGATTGGGATCCTGATTCCTGTCATTAGAATGCACCAAAAGATCAATACGAAGATGAATAATGCACTTTTAGATCAAAAAGAATTTTTTCATAAAATAATTGATCTGAATCCCAGCTATATCTATGCCAAAAGTCAAGATGGAAAATATACAGTAACCAATCAGGCTTATGGTGTACTATTTGGGGTGAATTCCGAAGACCTTATCGGAAATCATGAAATGGATTATAATCCGGATCTGGATATGGCAAAGCAGAATGCATATATTGATTATGAAGTATTAACAACCTTAGCAGAAAAGCATATACCGGAAAATGAAATCATTGATGCACAGGGAAATAAAAGGTGGATCCAAACGGTGAAGCTGCCTATTGTTTCATCAGGGGATAAACAAGTCCTTACTGTAGCGACTGATATTACACAGCGAAAAATCAATGAAAAAAGGCGAGAGTGGGAAGCTCTTCATGATCCTCTCACCGGATTACCTAATCGACGTGCCTTTCATCAAGATTTAAACGAAAAAATGAAAACAGCTGCACTGAATAACGAGAATGTAGCTGTCATATTTCTAGATTTAGATCGTTTTAAAATTATTAATGACATCCTCAATCATGAAAATGGGGATCTTCTCCTTAAGAAGGTAGCTGAACGGTTAAGTAATGCGGAAGATAAAAGGGTGACCGATTTTTCAGTTTATCGACTCGGCGGTGACGAGTTTACTTTTATTTTATCTAGGGTGGCAAAGGATGAAACAACGATCTTTGTAAAAAGAGTCTTAAATATATTTAAGAAATCATTTATGCTAAAAGATCATGAACTATATGTCACTTCCAGTTTGGGCATCAGTATGTATCCGACGGATGGTGATCACCCAGATGTATTAATAAAAAATGCGGATATTGCGATGTATTGCTCCAAAGAATCGGGAAGAAATTCTTATTCCTTCTTTACGCAGGAGATGAATCATAATTATCAGAAGAAAATGGTATTAGAAAAGGCTCTGCGAAAAGCATTATATTCTAATGAACTTAAAATTGTTTACCAACCAAAAATTGATATTGAAACGAACAGCATCATTGGTATGGAAGCATTAGTAAGATGGGAGAGTTCAGAATTAGGAATGATTTCACCTTCTGAATTTATTCCTTTAGCAGAAGAAACTGGAATCATATTACCTCTAGGGGAATGGGTTCTGAAATCAGCATGTCTTCAAAATAAGATTTGGCAAGATATGGGATACACTCCTATACCAGTATCTGTAAATATCTCCATGCGGCAATTTAATGAGAATAACTTTGTAGAATCTGTGATGAATATCTTAAAAGAAACAAATCTTGACGCTCACTATCTAGATTTAGAAATCACCGAGAGTATTTCGATGGCAAACATCAATTCTGTGATTTGCAGGTTAAATGATTTAAAGGCAATGGGGATTTCGATTTCAATTGATGATTTTGGAACAGGATATTCTTCATTAAGTTATCTGAAAAAGTTTCCGATAAATTCTCTAAAAATTGATCGTTCCTTTGTAAAAGATATCACAAGCAATTCTGAAAATCGTGCGATTGTAAAAACGATTATTTCAATGGCCAATAATTTAAATCTTGAAGTGATTGCAGAGGGTGTAGTGACTGAAGCGGAGTTATTATTCCTAAAATCAAATGGCTGTTTGGTTGTACAGGGATATTTGTTCAGTCCTCCGCTATGGGGTGAAGAATTTGAAAGAACCTTCCTAGAGCAACACAAAGGATCTGTATTATCTAAAAGAAAAGGGCGGACAGTATTTTAA